From the genome of Haemophilus parainfluenzae, one region includes:
- a CDS encoding 1,4-dihydroxy-2-naphthoate polyprenyltransferase, whose product MTNHKLKMWWETARPKTLPLALASIFTGSALAYWADKESFNLTVMLLCLLTTILLQVLSNFANDYGDHQKGSDTEERIGPLRGIQQGAISANELKWGLILMAVGAFFSGAFLIGIAYQSLTDLLAFAGLGILAIIAAITYTVGAKPYGYLGLGDLSVLLFFGLLGVGGTYYLQTHSIDSLITLPALGSGLLATAVLNINNLRDIEQDAKVGKNTLVVRIGPKKGRVYHCILLSVAALCYVLFASSTAFSPWHFLFLLAFPLLLKHALFVYRSKEPAVLRPMLAQMSMISLFINILFSLGLLIG is encoded by the coding sequence ATGACAAATCATAAATTGAAAATGTGGTGGGAAACCGCTCGCCCAAAAACCTTGCCTTTGGCATTAGCTTCTATTTTTACCGGCTCTGCATTGGCATATTGGGCGGATAAAGAGAGTTTTAATCTCACCGTGATGTTACTTTGCTTACTTACTACCATTTTATTGCAAGTACTTTCTAACTTTGCTAACGATTACGGCGATCATCAAAAAGGGTCAGATACCGAAGAACGTATTGGGCCTTTACGTGGTATTCAGCAAGGTGCAATTTCCGCGAATGAGCTCAAATGGGGCTTAATTTTAATGGCGGTGGGGGCGTTTTTCTCAGGTGCATTCTTAATTGGTATCGCATATCAAAGTCTTACTGATTTATTGGCCTTTGCTGGTTTGGGTATTCTTGCCATTATTGCTGCCATTACTTATACCGTAGGCGCTAAACCTTATGGTTATTTAGGTTTAGGCGATTTGTCTGTTTTGCTCTTTTTTGGACTATTAGGTGTAGGTGGAACTTATTATCTACAAACTCACAGCATTGATAGCTTAATTACTTTACCTGCGCTAGGCTCTGGTTTATTAGCAACAGCCGTTTTAAATATCAATAATTTACGTGATATTGAGCAAGATGCGAAAGTCGGGAAAAATACCTTGGTGGTACGTATTGGTCCGAAGAAGGGACGTGTTTATCACTGTATTTTATTAAGCGTTGCCGCTTTATGTTATGTGTTATTTGCGTCATCAACAGCATTTAGCCCTTGGCATTTCTTATTTTTATTGGCATTTCCATTGTTATTAAAACACGCATTATTTGTTTATCGAAGCAAAGAGCCCGCAGTGTTGCGTCCGATGTTGGCTCAGATGTCTATGATTTCTTTATTTATCAATATCTTGTTTAGTTTAGGCTTGCTTATCGGCTAA
- the rraA gene encoding ribonuclease E activity regulator RraA, which produces MYIDTSELCDIYADQVDVVEPIFSSFGGVSNFYGKVTTVKCFENNGLIAEILEENGEGRVLVVDGGGAVRRALIDAELAQLAADNDWAGIIVYGAVRQIQQLENIDIGIHALAPIPVGADENNHGESDLPVNFGGVTFFPEDYIYADLTGIILSQEALDLEDVEEE; this is translated from the coding sequence ATGTATATCGATACTTCAGAACTTTGTGATATTTATGCTGATCAAGTGGATGTGGTTGAGCCAATTTTTTCTAGCTTTGGTGGCGTCAGCAATTTCTACGGCAAAGTGACGACAGTAAAATGTTTTGAAAATAATGGATTAATTGCCGAGATCCTTGAAGAAAATGGTGAAGGCAGAGTGCTTGTCGTAGATGGTGGTGGTGCAGTTCGCCGTGCTTTAATTGATGCTGAGCTTGCACAACTTGCCGCAGATAATGACTGGGCGGGCATCATTGTTTATGGTGCAGTGCGTCAAATTCAACAACTTGAAAATATTGATATTGGTATTCATGCGCTTGCCCCAATTCCAGTTGGTGCAGATGAAAATAATCATGGTGAAAGTGATCTTCCAGTGAATTTTGGTGGTGTAACATTCTTCCCTGAAGATTATATTTATGCCGATTTAACAGGTATCATTCTTTCACAGGAAGCATTAGATTTAGAAGACGTCGAAGAAGAATAA